In Oscillospiraceae bacterium, the following are encoded in one genomic region:
- a CDS encoding DUF4358 domain-containing protein: MLKRILFMIIVLTIVFTVLACDIIKNADLTDKDIESMIDELKNSEVFSEDIEKIGDNSVAVIYSIAESAETSICYSGISGLKAEEISVFKAKTEEDAVSFCAYLEAYRDSRLKQFENYAPAEAPKLRDAIIKRSGLYVIYAVTDNSVKASQIIDSYPKK; this comes from the coding sequence ATGTTAAAAAGAATACTGTTTATGATAATCGTTCTTACCATAGTATTTACAGTTTTGGCGTGCGATATTATTAAAAACGCCGATCTGACCGATAAAGACATAGAAAGCATGATTGACGAGCTCAAGAATTCCGAAGTTTTTTCCGAGGATATTGAAAAGATCGGCGACAATTCCGTCGCGGTCATATATAGTATAGCAGAATCCGCCGAAACGAGTATATGTTATTCCGGTATTTCAGGTCTTAAGGCGGAAGAAATATCAGTGTTTAAAGCAAAAACTGAAGAAGATGCTGTCAGCTTCTGCGCATATCTGGAGGCATACCGCGATTCCAGGCTTAAACAATTTGAAAATTACGCTCCGGCCGAGGCGCCGAAGCTTCGTGACGCTATTATAAAAAGAAGCGGTTTGTATGTAATTTACGCCGTAACCGACAATTCTGTAAAAGCCTCGCAAATTATTGACAGTTATCCCAAAAAATAA
- a CDS encoding SLC13 family permease, whose translation MVNIKKFIKENTVLTVAAMAAAVSCVFITPDAKYTSYFDLKTLTCLFCVLSVVCAMRNIELFSILARKVVAVFKSARMSVLGLVFITFIGSMLIANDMALITFLPLGYYILEKTGKRELMAFTFIMQNIAANLGGMLTPFGNPQNLFLYSKFNIPDSEFVSIMAFPFAISIAAITVCCLFIAPEKIDIPDEGKRLPPLRTVVYILLFVLSIAIVFRAIPYYIGPAVIFPALFLMDRKALSDVDYTLLLTFVCFFIFAGNVSRIEPIRLFFMDIMKKSTLLTSVLSCQLISNVPTAILLSGFTDNYRELLRGVNIGGVGTLISSMASLITFREYIKHNPDKAKEYIIKFSVFNFAFLIILTVSCYFLG comes from the coding sequence ATGGTTAATATTAAAAAATTCATAAAGGAAAATACGGTACTGACCGTCGCTGCCATGGCAGCGGCGGTTTCGTGTGTTTTTATCACACCTGACGCAAAATATACTTCATATTTCGATTTGAAAACCCTTACATGCCTTTTCTGCGTGCTTTCTGTAGTATGCGCTATGCGTAATATAGAGCTTTTTTCTATTTTAGCCCGAAAAGTGGTGGCTGTATTCAAATCGGCGCGGATGTCCGTTTTGGGGCTCGTTTTCATTACTTTTATTGGTTCTATGCTTATAGCCAACGATATGGCTTTAATCACCTTTCTTCCGCTCGGATATTACATTCTCGAAAAAACCGGAAAAAGAGAATTAATGGCATTCACTTTTATAATGCAGAACATAGCCGCAAATCTCGGAGGAATGCTCACTCCATTCGGAAATCCGCAGAATTTGTTTCTGTATTCAAAATTCAACATACCGGACAGCGAATTCGTCAGTATAATGGCATTTCCATTTGCAATTTCAATAGCGGCCATAACTGTATGCTGTCTGTTTATCGCTCCTGAAAAAATTGATATACCCGACGAAGGGAAGCGTTTGCCTCCGCTGCGGACGGTTGTATATATTTTGCTTTTTGTTTTGTCAATAGCTATAGTATTCCGCGCAATACCGTATTATATAGGGCCCGCAGTTATTTTCCCGGCTCTGTTTTTAATGGACAGGAAAGCCTTGAGTGACGTGGATTATACGCTGCTTTTGACATTTGTTTGCTTTTTCATATTTGCGGGAAATGTTTCACGCATAGAACCGATACGACTGTTCTTTATGGATATAATGAAAAAAAGCACACTTTTAACAAGCGTGCTTTCATGCCAGCTGATCAGCAATGTGCCGACGGCGATATTGCTTTCCGGCTTTACCGATAATTACAGGGAGCTGCTGAGAGGAGTTAATATAGGAGGAGTCGGGACGCTTATATCGTCTATGGCGAGCCTTATTACGTTCAGAGAATATATAAAACACAATCCCGATAAGGCAAAAGAATATATAATAAAATTTTCTGTATTTAATTTTGCTTTTTTGATTATTTTAACTGTGTCATGTTATTTTTTGGGATAA
- a CDS encoding ATP-dependent Clp protease proteolytic subunit translates to MKAKYSDNTKINNSIDGDDNESQEEHPDNTPTERDATSISKADGFSICTILIAGHIEGHSSVSPPMKATKYERIIPELVAFQRNPDLDGLLIILNTVGGDVEAGLALAELVASLDKPTVSLVLGGGHSIGIPIAVAAQTSFIVKSATMTLHPVRTGGVIIGAEQSFEYIMRMQDRVTNFILDHSSVSKTALNRLIYSNKELSGDIGSLIDGERAVKIGLINKVGGLVDALNELKSITKRNKPDPSSVPT, encoded by the coding sequence ATGAAAGCAAAATATTCAGACAACACAAAAATAAACAACTCAATTGACGGCGATGATAATGAAAGTCAAGAAGAACATCCGGATAATACGCCGACGGAAAGAGATGCAACGAGCATATCGAAGGCCGATGGATTTTCAATCTGCACTATTCTTATAGCCGGTCATATAGAGGGGCATTCATCGGTTTCGCCTCCTATGAAAGCGACAAAATATGAACGAATTATCCCGGAGCTTGTCGCTTTTCAACGTAATCCTGATCTCGACGGACTGCTTATCATTTTGAATACCGTGGGAGGTGATGTTGAAGCCGGGCTTGCGCTTGCGGAGTTGGTCGCGTCGCTTGATAAGCCGACGGTTTCACTCGTGCTCGGAGGCGGACATTCCATAGGCATTCCGATTGCGGTTGCCGCACAAACCTCGTTCATCGTAAAATCCGCAACGATGACACTTCATCCCGTGCGGACTGGAGGCGTTATAATAGGAGCAGAGCAGAGCTTTGAATATATAATGCGTATGCAGGATAGAGTCACAAATTTTATTCTTGATCATTCATCCGTGTCAAAAACCGCTCTTAACCGTTTGATATATTCAAACAAAGAGCTTTCAGGCGATATCGGAAGTCTTATTGACGGAGAGCGTGCCGTTAAAATAGGATTGATAAATAAAGTCGGTGGGCTTGTCGACGCTCTTAATGAGTTAAAATCCATTACAAAGAGGAATAAACCAGATCCATCTTCCGTACCCACATAA